The proteins below are encoded in one region of Flavobacterium sp. IMCC34852:
- a CDS encoding M16 family metallopeptidase, which yields MKKTIIVLSSLFLTLTMQAQDRTQPKPGPAPTINIKKPETFSLPNGLKVLVVENHKLPRVSFNLTIDNTPYAEGNKKGVDDLTSSLIGNGSTKTPKDAFNEEIDFLGANINFFSSGASASGLSKHSKRILELMAEGALMPNFTQEEFDKERDKLIEGLKTQEKSVTAVAGRVERVLAYGKNHPAGEYLSEETINNVSLADVKANYSTYFVPENAYLVVVGDVKTKDVKKMVTKLFGSWTKAMAPRLEYSNPTNVQYSQINFVDMPNAVQSEITILNTVNLKMGDPDFFPVILANQVFGGDFNSYLNMNLREKHGWTYGARSSVGFDKNMYSTFKANTQVRNAVTDSAVVEALNELKKIRTERVADDVLNNVKAGYVGRFVMQVEKPATVARYALNIETEGLPADFYENYIKNINAVTPEDIQRVANKYFLADNLRILVVGKASEVLTGLENLKIPIFYFDKFGVPTEKPAMKKPVPAGVTVKTVVDAYINAIGGEKAVKSVKSIASVGSTKIPQAPMPLSYNSKIDSKGRMMIELSMAGMGSLMKQVINGDSGYMMQQGQKKVLEGEDLAKMKESAVMFNETLLPTKAGVTVTGIEPMNGSDAYTVVDGDTTHYFDVKTGLKTAEATTEEQGGQKVTRVTSYNDYRDVKGVKVPFNTVMNVGFELDIKMSEVKINEGVLDADFQ from the coding sequence ATGAAAAAAACAATTATAGTATTATCAAGCTTGTTTTTAACTTTAACTATGCAAGCACAAGACAGAACCCAACCTAAACCGGGTCCGGCACCAACCATCAACATCAAAAAACCGGAAACTTTCTCTTTGCCTAACGGTTTGAAAGTTTTGGTGGTTGAAAACCACAAGTTACCTCGAGTATCTTTCAACTTAACAATCGACAACACTCCTTATGCTGAGGGCAACAAAAAAGGAGTAGACGATTTAACCAGCAGCTTAATCGGAAACGGTTCTACCAAAACTCCAAAAGATGCTTTTAATGAAGAAATTGATTTTCTTGGTGCTAATATTAACTTCTTTTCTTCCGGAGCTTCTGCCAGTGGTTTGTCAAAACATTCCAAAAGAATTTTAGAATTGATGGCCGAAGGGGCTTTGATGCCCAACTTCACTCAAGAAGAATTTGACAAAGAAAGAGATAAATTAATCGAAGGCTTAAAAACCCAAGAAAAAAGTGTTACCGCTGTAGCCGGAAGAGTAGAAAGAGTTTTAGCTTATGGTAAAAATCATCCTGCCGGTGAATACCTGTCTGAAGAAACCATCAACAATGTTTCTTTAGCTGACGTTAAAGCAAACTACAGCACTTATTTCGTTCCTGAAAATGCTTACCTAGTAGTAGTTGGTGATGTTAAAACCAAAGACGTAAAGAAAATGGTAACAAAATTATTCGGTTCTTGGACTAAAGCTATGGCTCCGAGATTAGAATATTCAAACCCAACCAATGTTCAATATTCTCAAATTAACTTTGTGGATATGCCCAACGCGGTTCAATCTGAAATCACTATTTTAAATACTGTGAATTTAAAAATGGGTGATCCCGATTTTTTCCCGGTAATCTTGGCTAACCAAGTTTTTGGTGGCGATTTCAACAGTTATTTGAACATGAATTTGAGAGAAAAACACGGCTGGACTTACGGTGCACGCTCAAGTGTTGGTTTCGACAAAAACATGTACAGTACATTCAAAGCCAACACTCAAGTTAGAAATGCAGTAACTGACAGTGCTGTTGTAGAAGCATTAAATGAATTGAAAAAAATAAGAACTGAAAGAGTAGCAGATGACGTTTTAAATAACGTTAAAGCAGGATATGTTGGTCGTTTTGTAATGCAAGTTGAAAAACCGGCTACTGTAGCTCGTTATGCTTTAAATATCGAAACAGAAGGTTTACCGGCTGATTTCTATGAAAACTATATCAAAAACATTAATGCAGTTACTCCAGAAGATATTCAAAGAGTAGCAAACAAATATTTCTTAGCCGATAACTTAAGAATTTTGGTGGTTGGAAAAGCTTCTGAAGTACTAACGGGATTGGAAAACTTAAAAATTCCAATCTTCTATTTTGATAAATTTGGTGTTCCAACCGAAAAACCGGCTATGAAAAAACCGGTTCCTGCCGGCGTAACTGTAAAAACAGTGGTTGATGCTTACATCAATGCTATTGGTGGAGAAAAAGCAGTTAAATCGGTAAAATCTATAGCTTCTGTTGGTTCGACTAAAATTCCTCAAGCGCCAATGCCTTTGTCTTATAATTCAAAAATTGATTCAAAAGGCCGAATGATGATTGAGTTGTCTATGGCCGGTATGGGTTCATTGATGAAACAAGTTATCAATGGCGATTCTGGCTACATGATGCAACAAGGGCAGAAAAAAGTTTTAGAAGGTGAAGACTTGGCTAAAATGAAAGAAAGTGCCGTGATGTTCAACGAAACATTATTGCCAACCAAAGCCGGAGTAACAGTTACCGGCATAGAACCAATGAATGGAAGCGATGCTTACACCGTTGTTGATGGTGATACAACACATTATTTTGATGTGAAAACCGGTTTAAAAACAGCTGAAGCTACTACAGAAGAACAAGGTGGACAAAAAGTAACCCGAGTAACTTCTTACAACGATTACAGAGATGTAAAAGGAGTTAAAGTACCTTTCAATACTGTCATGAATGTTGGTTTCGAATTAGACATCAAAATGTCTGAAGTTAAAATCAACGAAGGCGTTTTAGATGCTGATTTTCAATAA
- a CDS encoding DMT family transporter, whose translation MKSPQFKWIILIVLALIWGSSFILIKKGLVSLNPFQLGSLRIIFCALFLLLIGFKNLMTIPLHKWKFIALTSLFGTFIPAYLFAIAQTQISSSVSSILNSLTPLNTLILGAVVFGLDFKRTQIIGVVIGFAGTMLLIFNGASHHPNQNYWYTILVLMASICYAMNVNFIKKYLSDLKPLTITVGNFLVMLFPALIILSFTDFFSVVSSKEVQHAMMFVAVLGIIGTGIANVLFYKLIQISSPVFATSVTYLIPVVAFFWGLLDNEMLTPVQFIGAFIILIGVYLSSKK comes from the coding sequence ATGAAGTCGCCACAGTTTAAATGGATTATTTTAATTGTACTTGCCCTAATTTGGGGGAGTTCCTTTATTTTGATCAAAAAAGGATTGGTAAGTTTGAATCCGTTTCAGTTGGGTTCGTTGCGAATTATATTCTGCGCTTTGTTTCTTTTGCTGATAGGGTTTAAAAACTTGATGACGATTCCGCTGCACAAGTGGAAATTTATTGCGCTCACGTCACTATTCGGCACTTTTATTCCGGCTTATCTTTTTGCCATAGCGCAAACCCAAATCAGTAGTTCGGTGAGTTCTATACTCAATTCATTGACACCTTTAAACACTTTGATTTTGGGCGCTGTTGTTTTTGGGTTAGATTTTAAACGAACCCAAATCATAGGCGTTGTAATTGGTTTTGCCGGAACGATGTTGCTAATTTTTAATGGCGCTTCGCATCATCCGAATCAGAATTATTGGTATACGATATTGGTGTTGATGGCTTCGATTTGTTATGCTATGAATGTGAATTTCATCAAAAAATATTTATCCGATTTAAAACCTTTGACCATCACGGTCGGGAACTTTTTGGTGATGCTGTTTCCGGCTTTAATTATCTTATCTTTTACTGATTTCTTTTCGGTAGTTTCTTCAAAAGAAGTTCAGCACGCCATGATGTTTGTAGCGGTTTTAGGCATCATCGGAACCGGAATTGCCAATGTGCTTTTTTATAAGCTCATACAGATTTCTTCACCGGTTTTTGCCACTTCGGTTACTTATCTCATTCCGGTAGTGGCGTTCTTTTGGGGATTGTTAGACAATGAAATGCTGACTCCGGTTCAGTTTATTGGTGCCTTTATTATTTTGATTGGGGTTTATCTTTCGAGTAAAAAATAG
- a CDS encoding heavy-metal-associated domain-containing protein: MNFTKSLVTLGIASTMLFSCKDTASKPATDDNKQEVTANEQKTPAVAAKPETASFKIEGMTCSMGCAKTIEKELAEMNGVQKATVDFDKKEATVEFDAAVLTPEKLFATVEATGDGTTYKVVAAK, from the coding sequence ATGAATTTCACCAAATCATTAGTAACCTTGGGTATTGCCTCGACCATGCTTTTCAGCTGCAAAGATACCGCAAGTAAACCTGCCACTGATGACAACAAGCAAGAAGTTACGGCAAACGAACAAAAAACTCCTGCAGTAGCGGCCAAACCCGAAACGGCAAGTTTTAAAATAGAAGGAATGACTTGTTCTATGGGTTGTGCCAAAACCATTGAAAAAGAATTAGCGGAAATGAACGGCGTACAAAAAGCAACGGTAGATTTTGACAAAAAAGAAGCCACAGTCGAATTTGATGCCGCAGTTTTAACTCCGGAAAAATTATTCGCAACGGTAGAAGCTACCGGTGACGGAACAACTTATAAAGTAGTTGCTGCAAAATAA
- the gldD gene encoding gliding motility lipoprotein GldD has protein sequence MTNKIIGFLTVVLLLSFTGCKDDAIPKPASQLRLDYPVAQYVSFSNHCPVAFDINEDAIIKEDKNCGFSINYPKMKATIYLTYKTVNGDINKLLRDAQKLTYEHVIKADDILEQPYINPDKKVYGMFYQVRGNAATNAQFYATDSTKHFVTGSVYFYAKPNFDSIMPAADYIKNDMQQLMETIQWTRDR, from the coding sequence ATGACAAATAAAATAATAGGTTTTTTAACGGTGGTTTTGCTATTGAGTTTTACAGGTTGTAAAGATGATGCGATACCAAAACCGGCCAGCCAATTGCGATTGGATTATCCGGTAGCGCAATATGTCTCATTTAGTAATCATTGTCCGGTTGCTTTTGATATCAATGAGGATGCCATAATCAAAGAAGATAAAAATTGTGGTTTCTCTATCAATTATCCAAAAATGAAAGCAACCATTTATTTGACGTATAAAACGGTAAACGGCGACATCAATAAATTGTTGAGAGATGCGCAAAAATTAACCTATGAACACGTAATCAAAGCCGATGATATTTTGGAACAACCTTATATTAATCCTGATAAGAAAGTATACGGAATGTTTTATCAAGTTAGGGGAAATGCAGCAACCAATGCCCAGTTTTATGCCACGGATAGTACTAAACATTTTGTCACCGGTTCGGTTTATTTTTATGCCAAACCTAATTTTGACTCGATTATGCCGGCGGCAGATTACATCAAAAACGACATGCAGCAATTAATGGAAACCATCCAATGGACCCGAGACCGTTAG